A region from the Salidesulfovibrio onnuriiensis genome encodes:
- a CDS encoding efflux RND transporter periplasmic adaptor subunit, translated as MAIATQKADKFTITTQFEAAPGREFTLKLKEFSLEADPQTQTYRVRLFMPSPETKVRILPGMTTTVILRYSGGTAEGYSVPVGAVLDEDGKAFVWKVGQDMTVTKSPVKVGLMAGESISVVEGLKEGDRIATAGVHYLREGQKVRELTGKIGD; from the coding sequence GTGGCCATTGCCACGCAAAAGGCGGACAAGTTCACCATAACCACCCAGTTTGAGGCGGCTCCGGGACGGGAATTTACCCTCAAACTCAAGGAATTTTCCCTCGAGGCCGACCCGCAGACCCAGACCTACCGCGTCCGTCTGTTCATGCCCTCGCCCGAGACCAAGGTCAGGATTCTGCCGGGAATGACCACGACCGTGATCCTGAGATACTCCGGGGGGACGGCCGAAGGCTACAGCGTGCCCGTGGGCGCGGTCCTGGACGAGGACGGCAAGGCCTTTGTCTGGAAGGTGGGCCAGGACATGACCGTTACGAAATCGCCCGTCAAGGTGGGGCTCATGGCCGGGGAGAGCATCTCGGTCGTCGAGGGGCTGAAAGAAGGCGACCGTATTGCCACTGCGGGCGTGCACTATCTGCGTGAAGGCCAGAAGGTCCGGGAACTCACCGGAAAGATCGGAGACTAG